In the genome of Mycobacterium kansasii ATCC 12478, one region contains:
- a CDS encoding tetratricopeptide repeat protein: MTAEYFDLGSYHRPIETSSAEAQLWFDRGLVWAYAFNHEEAIRCFERALALDPELAIARWGIAYAVGPNYNKAWEAFDPFDLSGSLARARMELQLAERGRASPVEQGLIAALRTRFPTGDLHAGVIAYADAMTSLAAAYPDDVDVQALAADALVNVSAWALWDTATGEPAAGSRVVEAKRILDAALATPAGREHPGILHLYLHTMEMSATPEDALPAADLLRGLVPDAGHLQHMPSHIDVLCGDYRSSVMANLAAVQADRRFVSREGPLNFYSLYRAHDLHFIVYSAMLEGRLQVALQAADELAGQLTAELLSIESPPMADWLEAFVALRTHVLVRFGRWDELIAQPLPDNQDLYCTTTATIHYGRGVALAATGQPAQADAERAAFTKAYNRIPVSRCLFNNTCRDILAVAAAMLDGEIAYREERFEAAFGHLRRAVELDDTLPYDEPWGWMQPTRHAYGALLLEQGHVEEAAAVYAADLGLDPTLARPCQHPGNVWSLHGYHECLQRLGRTAEAALIGRQLRLAVARADVPIRASCACRLDVSSCCDD; the protein is encoded by the coding sequence ATGACTGCCGAGTATTTCGACCTCGGCTCCTATCACCGGCCAATCGAGACCTCTTCCGCGGAGGCGCAGCTCTGGTTCGACCGCGGGCTGGTATGGGCGTATGCGTTCAACCACGAAGAGGCAATCCGGTGCTTCGAACGGGCACTGGCACTCGACCCGGAGCTGGCCATCGCGCGGTGGGGAATCGCTTATGCGGTCGGACCCAACTACAACAAGGCGTGGGAAGCATTCGACCCGTTCGACCTGAGTGGGTCGCTGGCCCGCGCGCGTATGGAACTCCAGCTGGCCGAGCGCGGCAGGGCCAGTCCGGTGGAGCAAGGCCTGATCGCCGCGCTGCGGACCCGCTTTCCCACCGGCGACCTGCATGCGGGCGTAATCGCCTATGCCGACGCGATGACTTCGCTGGCCGCTGCCTACCCCGACGATGTCGACGTGCAAGCGCTGGCCGCCGACGCGCTGGTCAACGTCTCCGCGTGGGCCCTGTGGGACACCGCGACCGGCGAGCCGGCGGCGGGTTCGCGGGTGGTGGAGGCCAAGCGGATCCTCGATGCGGCGCTGGCCACGCCGGCCGGTCGCGAACACCCGGGGATCCTGCATCTGTACCTGCACACCATGGAGATGTCGGCGACTCCGGAGGATGCCCTACCGGCGGCGGACTTGTTGCGCGGCCTGGTGCCTGACGCCGGGCATCTGCAGCACATGCCCAGCCACATCGACGTGCTGTGCGGCGACTATCGCAGCTCGGTGATGGCCAATCTTGCTGCGGTACAAGCAGACCGGCGCTTTGTGAGCCGCGAGGGCCCGTTGAACTTCTATTCGCTGTACCGCGCGCACGATCTGCACTTCATCGTCTATTCGGCGATGTTGGAAGGGCGGCTGCAGGTGGCGTTGCAGGCCGCCGACGAGCTCGCCGGTCAGCTGACCGCCGAGTTGCTGTCGATCGAATCCCCGCCGATGGCCGACTGGCTCGAAGCTTTCGTGGCGTTGCGGACGCACGTGCTGGTGCGGTTCGGCCGGTGGGACGAGCTGATCGCGCAGCCGCTGCCGGACAATCAGGACCTGTACTGCACCACCACGGCCACGATTCACTACGGGCGCGGTGTTGCGCTGGCGGCCACCGGTCAACCGGCGCAGGCAGATGCCGAGCGCGCCGCGTTCACGAAGGCGTACAACCGGATACCGGTCTCGCGGTGCCTGTTCAACAACACCTGTCGAGACATCCTGGCCGTGGCCGCAGCCATGCTCGACGGTGAAATCGCCTACCGCGAAGAGCGCTTCGAAGCGGCGTTCGGTCATCTGAGACGCGCCGTCGAGTTGGACGACACGCTGCCCTACGACGAGCCGTGGGGCTGGATGCAGCCCACTCGGCATGCGTACGGTGCGCTGCTGCTCGAGCAGGGGCACGTCGAAGAAGCGGCGGCCGTCTATGCCGCCGACCTCGGTCTGGACCCCACCTTGGCCAGGCCCTGCCAGCACCCCGGGAACGTCTGGAGCCTGCACGGGTACCACGAATGCCTGCAGCGGCTTGGTCGTACCGCCGAAGCCGCGCTCATCGGCCGGCAGCTAAGGCTGGCCGTTGCGCGTGCCGACGTCCCGATTCGTGCGTCATGTGCGTGCCGGCTCGACGTGTCGTCGTGCTGCGATGACTGA
- a CDS encoding tyrosine-type recombinase/integrase produces the protein MARKRSFGNIRKLPSGRYQVRFTDPDGNYITAPKTFAARIDAEAWLTDRRREIDAKLWNPASVAKPDKITFGAYASAWLAGRQVAGRPIKQRTREHYQAILDDHLIETFGTRQLAAITPKAVREWYAVTLTNRPTMRSHAYSLLRTIMGSAVNDELIDTNPCRIVGAGRAKRVHKIRPASVDELATLTNAMPERLRLMVTLASWCALRFGETVELRRSDIDLSDEMIRVRRAAVRTGGGSFQVTTPKSDAGVRDVAIPPHIIPQIEDHLSKYVGSKRDSLLFAAQNGGHLQPSTLTRHWYKARKAANRDDLRWHDLRHSGAVLAAATGASLAELMARLGHSTPQAAMRYQHAAQGRDREIAALLSKLAANREL, from the coding sequence ATGGCACGCAAACGGTCGTTCGGCAACATTCGCAAGCTGCCGTCCGGCCGCTATCAGGTCCGCTTCACCGACCCAGACGGCAACTACATCACCGCGCCCAAGACCTTCGCCGCGCGCATCGACGCCGAGGCGTGGCTTACCGACCGGCGTCGCGAAATCGATGCGAAACTCTGGAACCCCGCATCGGTCGCCAAACCCGACAAGATCACCTTCGGCGCCTACGCGAGCGCATGGCTTGCTGGCCGGCAGGTGGCTGGGCGACCGATCAAACAGCGCACTCGCGAGCACTACCAAGCCATCCTCGACGACCACTTGATTGAGACGTTCGGTACTCGCCAGCTCGCCGCGATCACTCCGAAAGCTGTCCGCGAATGGTACGCGGTGACTCTGACAAATCGGCCGACGATGCGCAGCCACGCCTACAGCCTATTGCGCACGATCATGGGAAGCGCCGTCAATGACGAGCTGATCGACACCAACCCGTGCCGCATCGTCGGCGCCGGCCGTGCCAAGCGTGTACACAAGATTCGCCCCGCGTCGGTCGATGAACTCGCGACCCTCACCAATGCGATGCCTGAACGGCTACGCCTAATGGTCACCCTCGCATCCTGGTGCGCACTGCGGTTCGGCGAGACCGTGGAGTTGCGCCGCAGCGACATCGACCTGTCCGACGAAATGATCCGTGTTCGACGCGCAGCTGTACGCACGGGCGGCGGCAGCTTCCAGGTCACGACACCGAAGTCCGATGCCGGTGTGCGCGACGTTGCGATACCACCGCACATCATCCCGCAGATCGAGGATCACCTGTCGAAGTACGTTGGCAGTAAGCGTGATTCGTTGCTTTTTGCCGCCCAGAACGGTGGGCATCTACAGCCGTCCACGCTTACCCGGCACTGGTACAAAGCGCGCAAGGCGGCTAACCGAGACGATCTGCGCTGGCACGACCTGCGGCACTCCGGTGCGGTGCTGGCTGCGGCCACGGGCGCGTCGCTGGCTGAATTGATGGCACGCCTTGGGCATTCGACGCCACAGGCCGCGATGCGCTACCAACACGCTGCGCAAGGCAGGGACCGTGAGATTGCCGCCCTGTTAAGCAAGCTCGCGGCCAATAGGGAGCTGTGA
- a CDS encoding excisionase family DNA-binding protein yields MPNSPAHLNKLRAASERPYLSIAETADYLGITTRTVRQMVADGRLRGYKLGARVVRLRRDEIDSAMLPFGGGAA; encoded by the coding sequence ATGCCAAACTCTCCCGCTCATCTCAACAAGCTGCGCGCTGCGTCGGAACGCCCTTATCTGTCGATCGCTGAGACCGCCGACTATCTTGGCATCACCACCAGGACCGTCAGGCAAATGGTCGCCGACGGTCGACTCCGGGGATACAAACTTGGGGCACGGGTGGTTCGACTGCGGCGCGATGAAATCGATTCTGCGATGCTGCCTTTCGGCGGCGGTGCGGCATGA